One stretch of Salarias fasciatus chromosome 19, fSalaFa1.1, whole genome shotgun sequence DNA includes these proteins:
- the kcnf1b gene encoding potassium voltage-gated channel subfamily F member 1 has protein sequence MWTVPKPNYRGGLCADGEIAVNIGGVRVVLFGDVLNRYPDSRLAELVNCSTQNAEVISALCDDFDPGRKEFYFDRDPDAFRCIIDVYYFDEIHIKRGICPICFIKEMEFWKIDQSVLDECCKSYLSEKEDELKEIANKVKLILEDLDVERCSTRAQRCQRFLWRLMEKPGSSLPARVIAIASFLSILVSAVVMCVGTIPELQVADAEGKLVEHPTLEAIETACMMWFTAEFLLRLASSPNKLHFALSIMNIIDFMAIMPFYVVLSLTYLGTKSMMELANVQQAVQALRIMRIARVFKLARHSSGLQTLTYALKRSLKELGLLLMYMGVGIFVFSALAYTMEQSHPETLFRSIPQSFWWAIITMTTVGYGDIYPKTTLGKCNAAVSFLCGVIAIALPIHPIINNFVVFYNKQKVLETAAKHEVELMELKSDREERRGSTDEAFPKPSNPAKTIE, from the coding sequence ATGTGGACAGTTCCGAAGCCAAACTACAGGGGTGGCTTGTGCGCAGACGGGGAGATCGCGGTGAACATCGGCGGAGTCCGAGTGGTGCTTTTCGGGGACGTTCTGAACAGATACCCGGACAGCAGGCTGGCGGAGTTGGTGAACTGCTCCACCCAGAACGCCGAAGTGATCTCCGCGCTGTGCGATGACTTCGACCCGGGCAGAAAGGAGTTTTACTTCGACAGGGACCCCGACGCGTTCAGGTGCATCATCGACGTCTACTACTTTGACGAAATCCACATCAAGCGCGGGATTTGCCCCATCTGCTTCATCAAGGAGATGGAGTTCTGGAAAATCGACCAGAGCGTTTTGGACGAATGCTGCAAAAGTTACCTAAGTGAGAAAGAGGACGAGCTGAAGGAGATCGCCAACAAAGTGAAGCTGATCTTGGAGGATCTGGACGTGGAGCGGTGCAGCACGCGCGCCCAGCGGTGCCAGAGGTTTctgtggaggctgatggagaagCCGGGCTCCTCTCTGCCGGCGCGCGTCATCGCCATCGCGTCCTTCCTCTCCATCCTGGTCTCGGCCGTGGTGATGTGCGTGGGGACCATCCCCGAGCTGCAGGTGGCAGACGCCGAGGGCAAACTGGTGGAGCACCCCACGCTGGAGGCGATCGAGACCGCCTGCATGATGTGGTTCACCGCGGAGTTCCTGCTGCGCCTCGCCTCCTCCCCCAACAAGCTGCACTTCGCGCTCTCCATCATGAACATCATAGACTTCATGGCCATCATGCCTTTCTACGTGGTCCTGTCCCTCACCTACCTCGGCACCAAGTCCATGATGGAGCTGGCGAACGTGCAGCAGGCTGTGCAGGCGCTGCGCATCATGCGCATCGCGCGCGTCTTCAAGCTGGCGCGCCACTCGTCGGGGCTGCAGACCCTCACCTACGCGCTGAAGCGGAGCCTGAAGGAGCTGGGGCTGCTCCTCATGTACATGGGCGTGGGGATATTCGTGTTCTCGGCGCTGGCATACACGATGGAGCAAAGCCACCCGGAGACGCTGTTCAGGAGCATCCCGCAGTCCTTCTGGTGGGCCATCATCACCATGACCACGGTGGGCTACGGCGACATCTACCCCAAAACCACCCTGGGCAAGTGCAACGCGGCCGTCAGCTTCCTGTGCGGCGTGATCGCCATCGCTCTGCCCATCCACCCCATCATCAATAACTTTGTGGTCTTCTACAACAAGCAGAAAGTGCTGGAGACCGCAGCCAAACACgaggtggagctgatggagctcaAGTCCGACAGAGAGGAGCGCAGGGGAAGTACGGACGAGGCTTTCCCAAAACCCTCAAACCCTGCAAAAACTATTGAGTGA
- the atp6v1c2 gene encoding V-type proton ATPase subunit C 1-B yields the protein MAEFWLISVPLDKTSLTGVEKLKRTAAKTSLASCCKFFIPDLKVGILDRLLSVSDHLSKLDTLTESVIKKTCQCMKEVMEPSSDKVLESASANEDHSVNQKDVLSPLKPHLKSLREDLVSYMTKFQWDKAKYPTALPLSSLAGSINKEVSQVETELKSRAAAYSSVKANLQSLKRKLDGSLQTRSLNDFVKREDLVVSEYLTTLLVVVTRGSYSQWENTYESLTEFVVPRSSRKLYEDREGGVFSVTLFKRAVCEFKAKAQESKFVVREYSFDVEEKQQREMKRLTAHKKEQYGVFARWLKVNLSEVFIAWIHVKVLRVFVESVLRYGLPVGYQVLLLQTDKKHSKRLREELASLFIHLDPTASMKDVSCDIPGLSQQEYFSYVCFHISTSMLEIS from the exons ATGGCTGAGTTTTGGTTAATTTCTGTCCCCCTGGACAAGACCAGCTTAACTGGTGTGGAAAAACTCAAGCGCACTGCAGCCAAAACCAGCCTGGCCTCCTGTTGCAAGTTCTTCATTCCAGATCTCAAG GTGGGAATACTGGACCGTCTGCTCAGTGTGTCAGATCATCTCTCCAAGCTTGATACGCTCACGGAAAG TGTGATcaaaaaaacatgtcagtgtATGAAGGAGGTGATGGAGCCGTCCAGTGACAAAGTGCTGGAAAGCGCCTCAGCCAATGAAG ATCACAGCGTGAATCAGAAAGACGTCCTGTCTCCACTGAAACCTCACCTCAAGTCTCTGAGGG AGGACCTGGTGAGCTACATGACCAAGTTTCAGTGGGACAAAGCCAAGTATCCcaccgctctgcctctctccagcCTGGCAGGCAGCATAAATaag gaaGTTTCCCAAGTGGAGACTGAATTGAAATCTCGTGCTGCAGCGTACAGCAGCGTGAAAGCAAACCTTCAAAGCCTCAAGCGCAAACTGGA tggAAGTTTGCAAACTCGCAGTCTGAATGACTTTGTGAAGCGAGAGGACCTGGTGGTGTCGGAGTACCTCACCACCCTGCTGGTAGTGGTGACCAG AGGGAGCTACTCGCAGTGGGAGAACACCTACGAGTCCCTGACGGAGTTTGTGGTTCCGCGCTCGAGCAG GAAGCTGTACGAAGACAGAGAGGGCGGAGTCTTCTCCGTGACGCTCTTCAAAAGGGCCGTGTGCGAGTTCAAAGCCAAGGCGCAGGAGAGCAA GTTTGTGGTGCGTGAGTACAGCTTCGacgtggaggagaagcagcagcgggAGATGAAGCGGCTGACTGCTCACAAAAAGGAGCAATAC GGAGTCTTTGCTCGCTGGCTGAAGGTGAATCTCAGTGAGGTGTTTATTGCCTGGATTCATGTCAAAGTGCTGAGGGTGTTTGTGGAATCTGTCCTCAG ATACGGATTACCGGTCGGTTACCAGgtgcttctgctgcagactgacaAGAAGCATTCAAAGAGGCTGAGAGAAGAACTGGCCTCGCTGTTCATCCATCTGGATCCCACGGCCAGCATGAAAGAT GTGAGCTGTGACATCCCGGGACTCAGCCAGCAGGAGTACTTCTCCTACGTCTGCTTCCACATCAGCACCAGCATGCTGGAGATCAGCTAG
- the nol10 gene encoding nucleolar protein 10 produces MQISSVNDVKIYNLSHGKSLPEWLSDRKKRQLQKQDVDIQRRIELIQDFEMPTVCTSIKVTRDGQYILAAGTYKPRVRCYDTYQLSLKFERCLDSDVVAFDVLSDDYSKLVFLHCDRYVEFHSQHGHYYKTRIPKFGRDFSYHYPSCDLFFVGTSSEVYRLNLEQGRFLNSLQTDAVENNVCDINPVHHLFAAGSSEGRVECWDPRVRNRVGKLDCALSSLAEGAEVQSLPSISALKFNGSLGMAVGTSTGQVLLYDLRSNQPLLVKDHFYNLPIKSLNFHDPLNLVVSSDSKIIKMWNKDTGKLFSSIEPQANLNDVCMYPNSGMLFTANEDPKMNTFYIPALGPAPRWCSFLDSLTEELEESPESTVYDDYKFVTRKDLENLGLSHLVGSSLLRAYMHGYFMDIRLYHKVKTMANPFAYEEYRKDKIRQKIEESRTHRVQVKALPKVNKELALKLMEEGDDEAEEAARKKKGKALPSLLGDDRFKVMFENPDYQVDEQSEDFRLLNPIISRVGQKRKKKLRLLAQQASQQAAEEDEEEPEGRGSSEEESSDDDDKGWVEEVREQRRLLWLEGKERRRQEKKEADRNTVLLEKRPNGGEAASDAADGKKTIQPRFYQIKAGEEFRSFNDMARKQKLQNASLEDRLKVEERSGTSSTADTAVGSKQLTFTLKKSEQQRKQQQAEREHHEERKKLRRSAGHLSSSRGRGRGWAGRGRGRGRGRH; encoded by the exons ATGCAGATATCCAGTGTGAACGATGTGAAGATTTACAACTTAAGTCACGGAAAGTCTCTCCCGGAG TGGTTGTCAGATCGAAAGAAAAGGCAGCTCCAAAAGCAAGATGTTG ACATCCAGCGCAGGATCGAGCTCATCCAGGACTTCGAGATGCCCACAGTGTGCACCTCCATCAAAGTGACCAGGGACGGTCAGTACATCCTGGCTGCAG GCACTTACAAACCGAGAGTTCGTTGTTACGACACCTATCAGCTGTCCCTCAAGTTTGAGCGCTGTCTGGACTCAGACG TGGTGGCGTTTGATGTCCTGTCTGATGACTATTCTAAG TTGGTGTTCCTGCACTGCGATCGGTACGTAGAGTTCCACTCTCAACATGGACACTACTACAAGACACGCATTCCAAAGTTTGGACGGGACTTTTCTTACCACTACCCCTCATGTGACCTGTTTTTCGTGGGGACAAG TTCAGAGGTGTACAGACTGAACCTGGAACAGGGGCGCTTCCTGAACTCCCTGCAGACTGACGCTGT GGAGAACAATGTGTGTGACATCAACCCCGTCCATCACTTGTTCGCGGCTGGATCCTCTGAG GGCAGGGTTGAATGCTGGGACCCTCGGGTCCGCAACCGAGTGGGAAAGCTGGACTGTGCCCTGAGCAGCCTCGCTGAAGGGGCAGA AGTTCAGAGTTTGCCTTCTATCAGTGCGCTGAAGTTCAACGGCTCCCTCGGTATGGCCGTGGGCACCAGCACAGGACAG GTGCTGCTCTATGACCTGCGATCCAACCAGCCGCTTCTGGTCAAAGACCATTTTTACAACCTGCCAATCAAATCGCTCAACTTCCACGATCCTCTGAACCTGGTCGTGTCCTCCGATTCTAAGATcataaaaatgtggaacaaaGACACG GGCAAGTTGTTCTCCTCCATTGAGCCTCAGGCCAACCTCAACGATGTCTGCATGTACCCCAATTCAG GTATGCTGTTCACTGCCAACGAAGACCCCAAGATGAACACTTTCTACATTCCT GCTCTGGGCCCAGCGCCTCGGTGGTGCTCCTTCCTCGACAGCCTGactgaggagctggaggaaagcCCGGAGAGCACGGTGTATGATGACTACAAGTTCGTCACTCGGAAAGACTTGGAAAATCTGG GCCTGTCTCACCTGGTGGGCTCTTCGCTCCTGCGGGCCTACATGCACGGATACTTCATGGACATAAGACTTTATCACAAG GTCAAAACCATGGCCAATCCCTTCGCATATGAGGAGTATCGGAAGGACAAGATCCGCCAAAAGATCGAGGAGTCCCGGACCCACAGAGTGCAAGTTAAG GCTCTACCTAAGGTCAACAAGGAACTGGCTCTCAAGCTCATGGAAGAAGGCGACGATGAGGCTGAAGAGGCTGCGAGGAAGAAGAAGGGCAAG GCGCTGCCCAGCCTCCTCGGAGACGACCGCTTCAAAGTCATGTTCGAAAACCCCGACTACCAggtggacgagcagagcgaggACTTCCGCCTGCTCAACCCCATCATCTCCAGGGTGggccagaagaggaagaagaagctgcGCCTGCTGGCTCAGCAGGCCTCCCAGCAG GCggccgaggaggacgaggaggagccCGAGGGCCGCGGCAGCTCCGAGGAAGAGAGCTCCGACGACGACGACaagggctgggtggaggaggtgagggagcAGCGCCGGCTGCTGTGGCTGGAGGGcaaggagcggcggcggcaggagaagaaggaggccGACCGCAACACCGTCCTGCTCGAGAAGCGGCCGaacggcggcgaggcggcgtcCGACGCGGCCGACGGCAAGAAGACCATCCAGCCCCGGTTCTATCAGATCAAAGCCGGAGAGGAGTTCAGGAGCTTCAACGACATGGCCCGCAAGCAGAAGCTTCAGAA CGCCTCTCTGGAGGACCGGCTGAAAGTGGAGGAGCGCTCCGGAACCAGCAGCACGGCCGACACGGCGGTGGGCAGCAAGCAGCTGACCTTCACGCTCAAGAAG tcggagcagcagaggaagcagcagcaggccgagcGAGAGCACCacgaggagaggaagaagctgcGGCGCTCAGCCGGACACCTGAGCAGCAGCCGCGGCCGCGGGAGAGGCTGGGccggcagaggaagaggaagaggaagaggccgCCACTGA